From a region of the Brevibacterium siliguriense genome:
- a CDS encoding ABC transporter permease — protein sequence MSTPDNPQNQGPDETPQTFAEETPGSGVLAVAFDDRAKKSWFSRLPIVSHLRQSVGLQRGMLITGLVLCGIVIICAIFAPLIAPYGFNQLGTSEGNFGSKLPPGGTHIWGTTVGGYDVFSRVVWGAQTAVAVIVVAVVMSIFAGVILGLISGYIGGWLDRILVVIADAVYAFPTLLLALVMSIAISGGQSSAWGGIAAAAFSITVVFIPQYFRVVRAETLRLKAEPFVESAIVLGASKTRIISKHIFRNATRTLPLIFTLNSSEAILTLAGLGFLGFGIEPTSASEWGYDLNKALPDVTSGVWWTAVYPGLAIVLTVLGITLVGESMNDLNDPRLRVRRKAKVKNTKPAEVTA from the coding sequence ATGTCCACTCCAGACAACCCGCAGAACCAAGGCCCGGACGAGACGCCTCAGACCTTCGCCGAGGAGACTCCCGGCTCCGGTGTTCTCGCCGTGGCGTTCGATGACCGAGCCAAGAAATCCTGGTTCTCCCGCCTGCCGATCGTCTCCCACCTGCGCCAGTCCGTGGGCCTGCAGCGCGGAATGCTCATCACCGGTTTGGTGCTGTGCGGAATCGTCATCATCTGTGCGATCTTCGCTCCGCTCATCGCCCCCTACGGCTTCAACCAGCTGGGCACCTCCGAAGGCAATTTCGGGTCTAAGCTTCCGCCCGGCGGCACTCACATCTGGGGCACGACCGTCGGCGGCTACGATGTCTTCTCCCGCGTCGTCTGGGGCGCCCAGACCGCGGTGGCCGTCATCGTCGTGGCCGTGGTCATGTCGATCTTCGCCGGGGTCATCCTCGGACTCATCTCCGGCTACATCGGCGGGTGGCTCGACCGCATCCTCGTCGTCATCGCCGATGCCGTATACGCCTTCCCGACTCTGCTGCTGGCGCTGGTCATGTCGATCGCGATCTCCGGCGGTCAGTCGAGCGCGTGGGGCGGAATCGCGGCGGCCGCGTTCTCGATCACGGTCGTGTTCATCCCGCAGTACTTCCGCGTCGTCCGTGCCGAGACTCTGCGTCTGAAGGCCGAACCGTTCGTCGAATCGGCGATCGTCCTCGGGGCCTCGAAGACTCGGATCATCTCCAAGCACATCTTCCGCAACGCCACGCGGACCCTGCCGCTGATCTTCACACTCAACTCCTCCGAGGCGATTCTGACCTTGGCCGGACTCGGGTTCCTGGGATTCGGCATCGAACCCACCTCGGCGTCGGAATGGGGATACGACCTCAACAAGGCGCTGCCGGACGTCACTTCCGGCGTGTGGTGGACGGCGGTGTACCCGGGCCTGGCCATCGTGCTCACGGTGCTGGGAATCACCCTGGTCGGAGAGTCGATGAATGACCTCAACGACCCGCGTCTGCGCGTGCGGCGCAAAGCCAAGGTCAAGAACACCAAGCCCGCGGAGGTCACGGCATGA
- a CDS encoding ABC transporter substrate-binding protein: protein MKRRTGAKAVAIAAAGALLLSACSTSTTGGDGGDDKGGMLTVGTTDKVVALDPAAAYDNGSSLVEQQIYPYILAYKPGTAELNPSIAESADFTEPTKYEVKLKNGLKYANGNELTSSDVKFSFDRQLKIQDPNGPSSLLGGLKSVETPDEKTVVFNLKRKNDQTWPGVLASAAGPIVDEDVFSPDKVTKDQDIVDGKAFAGPYTIDGFKFNELITYKANPDYKGFIEPAKTETVQMKYYSDANNMKLDVQENTIDVAWRSLSATDVEDLGKNENLKVHKGPGGEIRYIVFNYDTMPFGAKTDEADEKKALAVRKAMADSVDRQAIASQVYKDTFTPLYSHVPDGLPGSDEPLKSEYGDGKGGADVAKAKKTLKDAGVKTPVELKLQYNPDHYGPSSGDEYALVKDQLDKTGLFKVKLQSTEWVQYSKDRTDDVYPMYQLGWFPDYSDADNYLVPFFYDTDETPSFLANHYRDEKMNKELNAQSSIADKGKREEALKKIQGELADELPTLPLLQGNQIAVSGKDVKGVDDTLDPAFQFRLALLSK from the coding sequence ATGAAACGACGAACTGGCGCAAAGGCCGTGGCCATCGCCGCAGCAGGCGCTCTGCTCCTCTCCGCCTGCTCGACCTCGACGACCGGAGGCGACGGCGGGGACGACAAGGGCGGAATGCTCACGGTTGGGACCACGGACAAAGTTGTGGCGCTGGATCCGGCCGCCGCCTACGACAACGGAAGCTCTCTCGTCGAGCAGCAGATCTACCCGTACATCCTCGCCTACAAGCCGGGCACGGCCGAGCTCAACCCCTCGATCGCGGAATCCGCCGACTTCACCGAGCCGACGAAGTACGAGGTCAAGCTCAAGAACGGGCTCAAGTACGCCAACGGCAACGAGCTGACCTCCTCGGACGTGAAGTTCTCCTTCGATCGGCAGCTGAAGATCCAGGACCCCAACGGGCCGTCCTCGCTGCTGGGCGGACTGAAGTCTGTGGAGACTCCGGATGAGAAGACCGTCGTCTTCAACCTCAAACGCAAGAACGACCAGACCTGGCCGGGAGTGCTCGCCAGCGCGGCAGGACCGATCGTCGATGAAGACGTGTTCTCGCCCGACAAGGTCACGAAGGACCAGGACATCGTCGACGGCAAGGCCTTCGCCGGTCCGTACACGATCGACGGCTTCAAGTTCAATGAGCTGATCACCTACAAGGCGAACCCGGACTACAAGGGCTTCATCGAGCCTGCGAAGACCGAGACCGTGCAGATGAAGTACTACTCGGACGCGAACAACATGAAGCTCGACGTCCAGGAGAACACCATCGACGTCGCATGGCGTTCGCTCTCGGCCACCGACGTCGAGGACCTCGGCAAGAACGAGAACCTCAAGGTCCACAAGGGTCCAGGCGGCGAAATCCGCTACATCGTGTTCAACTACGACACGATGCCCTTCGGCGCGAAGACCGATGAGGCCGATGAGAAGAAGGCACTCGCCGTGCGCAAGGCCATGGCCGATTCCGTCGACCGTCAGGCCATCGCCAGCCAGGTCTACAAGGACACCTTCACACCGCTGTACTCGCACGTGCCTGACGGACTCCCCGGCTCCGACGAACCGCTGAAATCCGAATACGGCGACGGCAAGGGCGGCGCCGATGTCGCGAAGGCGAAGAAGACGCTCAAGGATGCCGGAGTCAAGACCCCAGTCGAGCTCAAGCTGCAGTACAATCCTGACCACTACGGACCTTCCTCGGGCGATGAGTACGCGCTCGTGAAGGACCAGCTGGACAAAACCGGTCTGTTCAAGGTCAAGCTGCAGTCGACCGAGTGGGTGCAGTACTCGAAGGACCGCACCGACGACGTCTACCCGATGTACCAGCTGGGCTGGTTCCCGGACTACTCGGATGCCGATAACTACCTCGTGCCGTTCTTCTACGACACGGATGAGACTCCGTCATTCCTCGCCAACCACTACCGTGACGAGAAGATGAACAAGGAGCTCAATGCTCAGTCCTCGATCGCCGATAAGGGCAAGCGCGAAGAGGCTCTGAAGAAGATCCAGGGTGAGCTGGCCGACGAACTGCCGACCCTGCCGCTGCTGCAGGGAAACCAGATCGCCGTGTCCGGCAAGGACGTCAAGGGCGTCGACGACACCCTCGACCCCGCTTTCCAGTTCCGTCTGGCACTGCTGAGCAAGTGA
- a CDS encoding alanine/glycine:cation symporter family protein, translating into MSAFIDWLNGVVWSSALVYLCLGAGVYFTIRSRAVQIRQIPAIFKQMFTGKSSNEGVSSFQALAISLAGRVGVGNIAGVATAIGFGGPGAVVWMWISALLGASTSYVESTLGQIFKEQDPRTGEYRGGPAFYIEKAYRHTKARGLFKVYGMVFAAVTVIAMSFMLPGIQSNAISGAVENAWSVPTWGTAIALVIIMGFIVVGGIKRIAHFASLAVPFMAVIYIVAAIAVTIINADQIVPVFQLMFASAFGIDAGPEAAFGGIIGMAVQWGVQRGIYSNEAGQGTGPHAASAAEVSHPSKQGLVQAGSVYMDTLFVCSATAFMILSTGMYKVFDADGTTIIGSGRGQMVEEIASTPGEKWPQAGLDSMIHGFGASFIAISIFLFALTTIVAYYYMAETNLVYLLGKAKNTLVLAVGKRVLQLLILVAVAVGAMSTAGSAWALGDIGVGLMAWLNIIGILILQQPAFKLLRDFERQTKHGLDPVFEPEKIGVRNADFWDQRVARLKAGEAVPEG; encoded by the coding sequence GTGTCCGCTTTCATCGACTGGCTCAACGGGGTTGTGTGGTCATCTGCCCTCGTCTACCTGTGCCTCGGCGCAGGTGTCTATTTCACGATCCGCTCGCGCGCGGTTCAGATCCGTCAGATTCCTGCCATCTTCAAGCAGATGTTCACCGGAAAGAGCTCCAATGAGGGAGTCTCGTCCTTCCAGGCTCTGGCGATCTCTCTGGCAGGTCGCGTCGGCGTCGGCAATATCGCCGGTGTCGCCACCGCCATCGGCTTCGGCGGCCCCGGTGCCGTCGTCTGGATGTGGATCTCGGCCCTCCTCGGCGCCTCGACGTCCTACGTCGAATCCACACTGGGACAGATCTTCAAGGAACAGGATCCGCGCACCGGTGAGTACCGCGGCGGCCCGGCCTTCTACATCGAGAAGGCGTACCGCCACACCAAGGCCCGCGGTCTGTTCAAGGTCTACGGCATGGTCTTCGCGGCCGTGACCGTCATCGCCATGTCCTTCATGCTGCCAGGCATCCAGTCCAACGCGATCTCCGGCGCCGTCGAGAACGCTTGGAGCGTTCCGACCTGGGGCACTGCAATCGCGCTCGTCATCATCATGGGCTTCATCGTCGTCGGCGGCATCAAGCGCATCGCGCACTTCGCTTCACTGGCAGTGCCGTTCATGGCCGTCATCTACATCGTCGCAGCCATCGCCGTGACCATCATCAACGCCGACCAGATCGTTCCGGTCTTCCAGCTGATGTTCGCCTCAGCCTTCGGCATCGACGCCGGACCGGAAGCGGCCTTCGGCGGAATCATCGGCATGGCCGTGCAGTGGGGCGTCCAGCGCGGCATCTACTCGAACGAGGCAGGGCAGGGCACCGGACCGCACGCGGCATCGGCCGCCGAGGTATCGCACCCCTCGAAGCAGGGACTCGTGCAGGCCGGATCGGTCTACATGGACACCCTGTTCGTGTGCTCGGCAACCGCGTTCATGATCCTCTCGACCGGCATGTACAAGGTCTTCGACGCCGACGGCACCACGATCATCGGCTCCGGCCGCGGACAGATGGTCGAAGAGATCGCCTCGACTCCGGGCGAGAAGTGGCCGCAGGCCGGACTCGACTCGATGATCCACGGCTTCGGCGCCAGCTTCATCGCGATCTCGATCTTCCTCTTCGCACTGACCACGATCGTCGCCTACTACTACATGGCCGAGACGAATCTCGTGTACCTGCTGGGCAAGGCCAAGAACACCCTGGTGCTTGCAGTCGGCAAACGTGTGCTGCAGCTGCTCATCCTCGTCGCCGTCGCCGTGGGTGCGATGTCGACGGCAGGCAGCGCCTGGGCGCTCGGCGACATCGGCGTCGGCCTCATGGCCTGGCTTAACATCATCGGCATCCTCATCCTGCAGCAGCCGGCGTTCAAGCTCCTGCGCGACTTCGAACGCCAGACCAAGCACGGTCTGGATCCGGTGTTCGAGCCCGAGAAGATCGGAGTGCGCAACGCCGACTTCTGGGATCAGCGTGTCGCCCGCCTCAAGGCAGGCGAAGCGGTGCCGGAAGGCTGA
- the fbaA gene encoding class II fructose-bisphosphate aldolase: MPIASPEVYAEMIDRAKSQGFAYPAINCTSSQTINAAIRGFAEAGSDGIVQISTGGAEYMSGPTVKDRVRGAIAFSVFAAEVAKSYDVNIALHTDHAPKDAVEAWVKPLLAASTERVKNGGEPYFQSHMWDGSAVPLDENLTLAEELLELSGAAHSILEIEVGVVGGEEDGVENEINDKLYTTVEDGLATARALGTGEKGRYLTALTFGNVHGVYKPGNVKLRPELLGEIQDKVGAEVGKDAPFDLVFHGGSGSSAEEIAEAVRHGVVKMNIDTDTQYAFTRPVVEHMFRNYDGVLKIDGEVGNKKLYDPRAYGKAAEKGMAERIVEACENLGSAGTSLNK; the protein is encoded by the coding sequence ATGCCCATCGCCAGCCCCGAAGTGTATGCCGAGATGATCGACCGCGCGAAGTCCCAGGGCTTCGCCTATCCTGCGATCAACTGCACCTCCTCGCAGACGATCAACGCCGCCATCCGCGGCTTCGCCGAAGCCGGTTCCGACGGCATCGTGCAGATCTCCACGGGAGGCGCCGAATACATGTCCGGCCCGACGGTCAAGGACCGTGTCCGCGGCGCGATCGCGTTCTCCGTCTTCGCCGCCGAGGTAGCCAAGAGCTACGACGTCAACATCGCACTGCACACCGACCACGCCCCGAAGGACGCCGTCGAAGCCTGGGTCAAGCCCCTGCTGGCCGCGTCGACCGAGCGCGTGAAGAACGGCGGTGAGCCCTACTTCCAGTCGCACATGTGGGACGGTTCGGCCGTTCCCCTCGACGAGAACCTCACCCTCGCCGAGGAGCTGCTCGAGCTCTCAGGGGCCGCGCACTCGATTCTCGAGATCGAGGTCGGCGTCGTCGGCGGCGAAGAGGACGGCGTCGAGAACGAGATCAACGACAAGCTCTACACCACGGTCGAGGACGGGCTGGCCACCGCGCGGGCGCTGGGCACCGGTGAGAAGGGCCGTTACCTCACGGCTCTGACCTTCGGCAACGTCCACGGCGTGTACAAGCCCGGCAATGTGAAGCTGCGTCCCGAACTCCTCGGTGAGATCCAGGACAAGGTCGGCGCCGAGGTTGGCAAGGACGCGCCCTTCGACCTCGTCTTCCACGGCGGCTCGGGCTCGAGCGCAGAAGAGATCGCCGAGGCGGTCCGCCACGGAGTCGTGAAGATGAACATCGACACCGACACCCAGTATGCCTTCACTCGTCCCGTCGTCGAGCACATGTTCCGCAACTACGACGGAGTGCTCAAGATCGACGGCGAAGTGGGCAACAAGAAGCTCTACGATCCGCGCGCCTACGGCAAGGCCGCGGAGAAGGGCATGGCCGAGCGCATCGTCGAGGCGTGTGAGAACCTCGGCTCGGCAGGCACCAGCCTGAACAAGTGA
- a CDS encoding ABC transporter permease, producing MSAAISEPGAEAAETSVAVKKPSGGGLGRYVLIRFLLIIPTIFILTTLVFFLMRITGDPITAALGGRLTKAQLAERVHAAGYDRPILVQYFEYLGDLLKGDFGTAVSDGQPVSSILLNYGAATVELVFYALIVAFILGIPLGMLAAYHRDKAPDAALRVLAILGYATPVFFAGMILKLIFGVFLPVLPVAGRGTTETEYIMSGVVGPTRFYLIDALRIGNFSVLGDVLAHAVLPAIALGVLTAGVFLRLVRTNLIGTLEQQYIDSGRSRGISEYRLVTKHAYRPALIPIITVMGMQIALMLAGAVLTETTFEWKGLGFKLAEYLTARDFVAVQGIVVFLAVIVAVTNFLVDVIAAFIDPRVRY from the coding sequence ATGTCTGCTGCCATCAGCGAACCAGGGGCTGAGGCCGCCGAGACTTCGGTCGCGGTCAAGAAGCCCTCGGGAGGCGGACTGGGACGCTACGTCCTCATCCGATTCCTCCTCATCATTCCCACCATCTTCATTCTCACCACTCTGGTGTTCTTCCTCATGCGCATCACCGGTGACCCGATCACCGCTGCGCTGGGCGGGCGCCTGACGAAGGCCCAGCTGGCCGAGCGCGTCCACGCCGCCGGCTACGACCGGCCCATCCTCGTCCAGTACTTCGAATACCTGGGCGACCTGCTCAAGGGCGACTTCGGCACGGCGGTCTCCGACGGCCAACCGGTCTCGTCGATCCTGCTCAACTACGGTGCGGCCACCGTGGAGCTCGTGTTCTACGCGCTCATCGTCGCGTTCATCCTCGGCATCCCGCTGGGCATGCTCGCCGCCTACCACCGCGACAAGGCTCCGGACGCGGCACTGCGTGTGCTCGCGATCCTCGGCTATGCGACTCCGGTGTTCTTCGCCGGCATGATCCTCAAACTCATCTTCGGCGTCTTCCTGCCTGTCCTGCCGGTGGCCGGACGCGGCACCACGGAGACCGAGTACATCATGTCCGGCGTCGTCGGTCCGACGAGGTTCTACCTCATCGACGCCCTGCGCATCGGCAACTTCTCCGTCCTCGGCGATGTGCTCGCCCACGCAGTGCTGCCGGCGATCGCGCTCGGCGTCCTCACTGCCGGAGTGTTCCTCCGACTCGTGCGCACGAACCTCATCGGCACGCTCGAACAGCAGTACATCGACTCCGGTCGATCCCGCGGAATCTCCGAATACCGCCTGGTCACCAAGCATGCGTACCGTCCTGCGCTGATCCCGATCATCACCGTCATGGGCATGCAGATCGCGCTCATGCTCGCCGGCGCCGTGCTCACGGAGACGACGTTCGAATGGAAGGGGCTCGGCTTCAAGCTCGCCGAGTACCTGACCGCCCGTGACTTCGTGGCCGTCCAGGGAATCGTCGTGTTCCTCGCCGTCATCGTCGCGGTGACGAACTTCCTCGTCGACGTCATCGCCGCGTTCATCGACCCGAGAGTGAGGTACTGA